Proteins found in one Nostoc sp. NIES-3756 genomic segment:
- a CDS encoding Rieske (2Fe-2S) protein gives MNWIKVIAQDELPENGRKVVKVEQRNILLLNHNNQVFAIENSCPHLKLPLQKGKITDDGAIVCPFHRSAFDLATGNPTTWIPFPPGIGKVMGMISKEKGLSVFPTRIEEGSIWVEV, from the coding sequence ATGAACTGGATTAAAGTGATTGCCCAAGATGAATTGCCAGAAAATGGACGTAAAGTGGTGAAGGTCGAACAACGTAACATTCTGCTACTCAACCATAACAACCAAGTTTTTGCGATAGAAAATTCTTGTCCTCACTTAAAATTACCTTTGCAAAAAGGAAAAATCACAGATGATGGTGCGATCGTTTGTCCATTTCATCGTAGTGCTTTTGACCTAGCTACAGGTAATCCTACTACTTGGATTCCTTTCCCTCCTGGGATTGGCAAAGTGATGGGTATGATTTCTAAAGAAAAAGGACTATCCGTCTTTCCTACCCGTATAGAAGAAGGTAGTATTTGGGTAGAAGTGTAA